A stretch of Sulfurimonas xiamenensis DNA encodes these proteins:
- the hisF gene encoding imidazole glycerol phosphate synthase subunit HisF encodes MNYFAKRIIPCLDVKDGRVVKGVNFVGLKDAGDPVEVAKRYNEEGADEITFLDITASSDNRDTIVDIVAQVAREIFIPLTVGGGIRKLEDIYKLLNVGCDKVSVNSAAIKRPQLINEGAKRFGSQCIVTAIDVKKTGEKYNVYLNGGRVDTGIDAVEWAKEAVDRGSGEILLTSMDADGTKAGFELNITEQISHAVNVPVIASGGAGTMEHIKEAFLHGADAALAASIFHYREIDIMDLKHYLHDNNIPVRL; translated from the coding sequence TTGAACTATTTTGCAAAAAGAATTATTCCATGTCTTGATGTTAAAGATGGACGCGTTGTCAAAGGTGTTAATTTCGTCGGACTTAAAGATGCAGGTGATCCTGTTGAAGTTGCAAAGAGATATAACGAAGAGGGTGCAGATGAAATCACATTTTTAGATATTACTGCATCAAGTGACAACCGCGATACTATCGTAGATATAGTAGCTCAAGTTGCGCGTGAAATTTTTATTCCTCTTACTGTAGGTGGCGGCATTCGCAAACTTGAAGATATATATAAACTTTTAAATGTGGGATGCGATAAAGTAAGCGTAAATTCAGCAGCAATCAAAAGACCCCAACTTATAAACGAAGGCGCAAAAAGATTCGGTTCTCAGTGCATTGTAACTGCAATAGATGTTAAAAAAACAGGTGAAAAATATAATGTTTATTTAAACGGAGGTCGTGTAGATACGGGGATTGATGCAGTTGAATGGGCAAAAGAAGCAGTTGATCGAGGAAGCGGTGAGATACTTTTAACCTCAATGGATGCAGACGGAACAAAAGCAGGTTTTGAACTAAACATAACCGAGCAAATAAGCCATGCAGTTAATGTCCCAGTTATAGCAAGCGGCGGAGCTGGAACAATGGAACATATAAAAGAGGCGTTTTTGCACGGTGCAGATGCTGCACTGGCTGCGAGCATTTTTCACTATAGAGAGATTGACATAATGGATCTAAAACACTATCTTCATGACAATAATATACCGGTAAGACTGTAG
- a CDS encoding ribonuclease J, translated as MEQEKQENIKNISQENRKHNKKPVSSKSPNSQSGSKNKNTSRGRRRQSTPVNEDLKKFVEINQEAHKQRLNPHYKLDLNSKDKIRITPLGGLGEIGGNITVFETQNEAILVDVGMSFPDEDMHGVDILVPDFSYIREIRNKIKAVIITHAHEDHIGAMPYLYKEMQFPIYASPLPLAMIGNKFDEHHIKDFKQYFNPIEKRKIYKIGEDFEIEWMHMTHSIIDSSSLAITTASGTIIHTGDFKIDHTPIDGYTADLHRLAYYGERGVLCLLSDSTNSYNTNPTLSELNVAPALDRVFSKAEGRVILSTFSSNIHRVYQAIQYGVKYGRKVCVIGRSMERNIEVAMQYDYIKLPKNIFVEPEQISHMNDKEILIVTTGSQGEPSSALFRMSIGEHRHVKIKPTDLIVLSSRAIPGNEGSISGMLNHLQRAGAKINNDKDIHVSGHASIEEQKLMLRLVNPKFFLPVHGEYNHVMRHKETAVMCGVPERNIYIMNDGDTVEIAPKYMRKVKTVRTGKTYIDNQNNHKIEDDIVIDRQKLASDGIVMIVAQIDGQHSTMLSKPVVTSFGIVADKQDKFFAKEIEDILEHFLANIKEGLVENTRALENDLRQVVRKHIYRKMKKYPFIVPHIIVM; from the coding sequence ATGGAACAAGAGAAACAGGAAAATATTAAAAATATTTCTCAAGAAAATCGTAAACACAATAAAAAACCCGTCAGTTCAAAGTCGCCAAATAGTCAAAGTGGCAGTAAAAATAAAAATACATCAAGAGGGCGTCGTCGTCAGAGTACTCCCGTAAACGAAGATTTGAAAAAATTTGTTGAAATAAATCAAGAAGCCCATAAGCAAAGGCTTAATCCACATTATAAATTAGACCTAAATTCAAAAGATAAAATTCGTATCACTCCTCTTGGAGGACTTGGCGAAATTGGTGGAAACATTACAGTATTTGAAACTCAAAATGAAGCAATACTAGTTGATGTTGGAATGAGTTTTCCGGATGAAGATATGCATGGTGTTGATATTTTAGTACCTGATTTTTCATATATTCGCGAAATAAGAAATAAAATAAAAGCAGTAATAATTACACATGCACACGAAGATCATATTGGTGCAATGCCATATTTATACAAAGAGATGCAATTTCCTATATATGCTTCGCCTCTTCCGCTGGCTATGATAGGCAACAAGTTTGATGAGCATCATATTAAAGATTTTAAACAGTACTTTAACCCTATTGAAAAAAGAAAAATATATAAAATAGGTGAAGATTTTGAAATAGAGTGGATGCATATGACGCACTCAATTATAGATTCATCATCATTGGCAATAACAACAGCCTCAGGAACAATTATTCATACAGGCGATTTTAAAATTGATCATACACCAATAGATGGATATACCGCAGATTTGCATAGACTTGCATATTATGGAGAGAGAGGTGTTCTTTGTCTTTTAAGTGATTCTACTAACTCTTACAATACAAATCCGACATTATCTGAACTAAATGTTGCACCGGCATTAGATAGAGTGTTTTCTAAAGCTGAGGGAAGAGTTATTTTATCAACTTTTAGTTCAAATATTCACCGTGTTTATCAAGCGATACAGTATGGTGTAAAATATGGGCGTAAAGTTTGTGTGATTGGCCGTTCAATGGAGAGAAATATTGAAGTGGCTATGCAGTATGACTATATTAAATTGCCTAAAAATATTTTTGTTGAACCAGAGCAGATCTCACATATGAATGATAAAGAAATTCTTATAGTGACTACAGGTTCTCAGGGTGAACCAAGCTCAGCACTCTTTAGAATGTCAATTGGGGAGCATAGACATGTAAAAATTAAACCGACTGATTTAATTGTTCTTTCATCTCGTGCTATTCCAGGAAATGAAGGGTCTATCTCTGGAATGTTAAATCATTTGCAGCGTGCTGGTGCTAAAATCAACAATGATAAAGATATCCATGTTTCAGGGCATGCTTCAATAGAGGAGCAAAAGTTGATGCTTCGTTTGGTAAATCCCAAGTTCTTTTTGCCGGTTCATGGTGAATATAACCATGTTATGAGACATAAAGAGACTGCTGTCATGTGTGGTGTTCCTGAACGCAATATCTACATCATGAATGATGGGGATACCGTTGAAATTGCTCCTAAATATATGAGAAAAGTAAAAACCGTAAGAACTGGTAAAACATATATTGACAATCAAAATAACCATAAAATAGAGGATGATATTGTTATAGATCGTCAAAAACTTGCATCGGACGGTATCGTTATGATTGTTGCTCAAATTGATGGGCAGCACTCAACAATGCTCTCTAAGCCGGTTGTAACTTCATTTGGAATTGTCGCAGACAAGCAGGATAAGTTTTTTGCTAAAGAGATAGAAGATATTTTAGAACACTTTCTTGCAAACATTAAAGAGGGTCTCGTTGAAAACACTAGAGCGCTTGAAAATGACCTTCGTCAAGTTGTAAGAAAACATATCTATAGAAAAATGAAAAAATATCCATTTATCGTTCCTCATATTATAGTAATGTAA
- a CDS encoding PAS domain S-box protein has translation MKFLINNINKAVRNFDIFNEIHDSADREFNEKSVRNFITGLRKSAPCITLENIYGGYYILKNKQVAQDLKFKEHLFDIVEQSKNAIVITNPNEFDNPIVYVNKAFSELFGYAYEEVVGKNCRFLNNGDTKQKALRLVRKAIKEAEPIEVNLRDYTKKGELIYDDVTISPIFDRQKNKLIYFLGIHKDVTYMQQFLEKLDGIV, from the coding sequence TTGAAATTTTTAATAAATAATATAAATAAAGCAGTTAGAAATTTTGATATATTTAATGAGATACATGACTCTGCAGATAGAGAGTTTAATGAAAAAAGTGTACGAAATTTTATTACAGGACTTAGAAAATCAGCTCCATGTATAACACTTGAAAATATATATGGCGGTTATTATATTCTTAAAAATAAGCAAGTTGCTCAAGATTTAAAATTTAAAGAACATCTATTTGATATAGTGGAGCAATCAAAAAATGCCATTGTTATCACAAATCCAAATGAGTTTGACAATCCAATAGTTTATGTAAATAAGGCATTTTCTGAACTTTTTGGGTATGCTTATGAAGAGGTAGTGGGTAAAAACTGCAGGTTTTTAAATAATGGGGATACAAAGCAGAAAGCGCTTAGGCTGGTAAGAAAAGCTATTAAAGAGGCAGAGCCTATAGAAGTAAATCTTCGTGATTATACAAAAAAGGGCGAACTTATTTACGATGATGTTACTATTAGCCCTATTTTTGACAGGCAAAAAAATAAACTTATATATTTTTTAGGTATACACAAAGATGTCACATATATGCAGCAGTTCTTAGAAAAGCTAGATGGGATTGTTTAA
- the rsmA gene encoding 16S rRNA (adenine(1518)-N(6)/adenine(1519)-N(6))-dimethyltransferase RsmA — protein sequence MENIIAKKKFGQNFLKDETVLQKIVEAMPNNDNKIVEIGPGLGDLTKFLVDVKSVDAFEVDTDLCKLLQKKFEKEIATKQLHIHCGDVLTAWKSELIDEPYDLVANLPYYIATNIILKALADPKCKNILVMVQLEVAEKFCAKEGDKVFGALSIITQSVGDTHIVVKVPPSAFNPPPKIDSAVFLIQKRSDRCNKDFEDMLRVAFTQPRKTLMKNLSQMYEKIMLQEAFEKLELSQTIRPHQVSTLDYHQLYKLTRSLDGTRETGKY from the coding sequence ATGGAAAATATTATAGCTAAGAAGAAATTTGGACAGAATTTCTTAAAAGACGAGACTGTTTTACAAAAAATCGTCGAAGCGATGCCCAACAACGATAATAAAATCGTAGAGATTGGACCTGGCTTAGGTGATTTAACTAAATTTTTAGTAGATGTCAAAAGTGTAGATGCTTTTGAGGTCGATACCGATTTGTGTAAACTGTTACAAAAAAAGTTTGAAAAAGAGATCGCGACCAAACAGCTCCACATTCATTGTGGGGATGTACTGACTGCTTGGAAGAGTGAGCTTATAGATGAGCCGTATGATTTGGTGGCAAATTTGCCATATTATATAGCGACTAATATAATTTTAAAAGCCCTCGCAGATCCAAAATGCAAAAATATACTTGTAATGGTACAGCTTGAAGTAGCAGAAAAATTTTGTGCAAAAGAAGGTGATAAGGTGTTTGGCGCCTTGAGTATTATAACTCAAAGTGTTGGAGATACACATATTGTTGTGAAAGTTCCGCCATCCGCATTTAACCCTCCGCCAAAAATTGATTCTGCAGTTTTTTTAATACAAAAAAGAAGTGATAGGTGCAATAAAGATTTTGAGGATATGCTAAGAGTTGCGTTTACGCAACCTCGTAAAACTTTAATGAAAAATTTATCGCAAATGTATGAAAAAATTATGCTTCAAGAAGCTTTTGAGAAGCTTGAATTATCACAAACAATTCGACCTCACCAAGTTTCTACTCTAGACTATCACCAACTCTATAAATTAACAAGGAGTTTGGATGGAACAAGAGAAACAGGAAAATATTAA
- a CDS encoding putative bifunctional diguanylate cyclase/phosphodiesterase has translation MNLNNIFKDIVDMHPSRIVVYNNNGDFFYANISYIEAQNIDISDKKNLNFDKIKPCNITLEYLKEKLSVSKKFSIEMERNSAWFESIFFYANAKYIVHISFNITTLKEADRKIYYHANYDSLTALPNRSFFKKKLNHTLDESLQNGSKTALFFIDVDNFKKVNDTYGHNIGDKMLVTIAKRLVNSIRKDDIVARIGGDEFVIIAKNIKNIKNAKQLAFKLQEKIKQPLEIDTNIFNVSLSIGIAIYPQHAATSDDLLKNADIAMYEVKKEKRDGFKIYRKLMSNRAATRLLMQADIKRALKEKEFVMHYQPVVDFHNNSVVGAEALVRWYNTKKGILEPKDFLELVLSGDMEKEFGCMVFSKVLEDLKILNKNILDKKLTISINISKEQFFNPSFCSDLEDTSKKYNIDRSQIELKIVESQVMQNISVAKDIIKKLHLMGFKIVLDDFGVEYSSLNHLKLFEVDKLKIDKSFIKNMIKDKNDLNITKSIINTAKLFNLKVQAEGIETKEQYLKLRDIGCDYSQGFYHSNPLPIDDFINYFNKT, from the coding sequence TTGAATTTAAATAATATTTTTAAAGATATTGTAGATATGCATCCTTCAAGAATAGTTGTTTATAATAATAACGGGGATTTTTTTTACGCAAATATAAGTTATATAGAAGCTCAAAATATTGATATATCTGATAAAAAAAATCTAAATTTTGATAAGATTAAACCATGTAACATAACACTTGAGTATCTTAAAGAAAAATTATCTGTATCCAAAAAATTTAGCATTGAAATGGAGAGAAATTCAGCTTGGTTTGAATCTATATTTTTTTATGCAAATGCAAAATATATTGTTCACATATCTTTCAATATTACAACTTTAAAAGAAGCAGATAGAAAAATTTACTATCATGCAAATTATGATTCTTTAACTGCTCTTCCAAATAGATCTTTTTTTAAAAAAAAACTTAATCACACTCTTGATGAATCTCTACAAAATGGCTCTAAAACGGCACTCTTTTTTATAGATGTAGATAATTTTAAAAAAGTCAATGATACTTATGGTCACAATATTGGTGACAAAATGCTTGTAACCATAGCAAAAAGACTTGTAAATAGTATTAGAAAAGATGATATAGTTGCTAGAATTGGCGGTGATGAGTTTGTCATAATAGCAAAAAATATAAAAAATATAAAAAATGCAAAGCAGCTGGCGTTTAAATTACAAGAGAAAATTAAACAACCTTTAGAAATTGATACAAATATTTTTAATGTATCGCTCTCAATTGGCATAGCAATATATCCCCAGCATGCGGCAACAAGCGATGATCTTTTAAAAAATGCTGATATTGCAATGTATGAGGTGAAAAAAGAGAAGCGGGATGGTTTTAAAATTTATAGAAAGTTGATGTCAAATAGAGCGGCAACAAGGCTTTTAATGCAAGCAGATATAAAAAGAGCATTAAAAGAAAAAGAGTTTGTTATGCATTATCAGCCTGTTGTGGACTTTCATAATAACTCTGTAGTTGGTGCCGAAGCTTTGGTAAGGTGGTATAACACCAAAAAGGGTATATTAGAACCGAAAGATTTTTTAGAGCTTGTCTTATCAGGAGATATGGAAAAAGAGTTTGGCTGTATGGTTTTCTCAAAAGTTTTAGAAGATTTAAAAATACTTAATAAAAATATTTTGGATAAAAAGTTAACCATATCTATAAATATATCAAAAGAACAATTTTTTAATCCGAGTTTTTGTTCAGATTTAGAAGATACATCAAAAAAATATAATATAGATAGATCTCAAATAGAGTTGAAAATAGTAGAGAGTCAGGTTATGCAAAATATTTCTGTTGCAAAAGATATTATAAAAAAGCTTCATCTGATGGGGTTCAAAATAGTTTTAGATGATTTTGGAGTAGAGTATTCAAGTCTAAACCATCTAAAACTATTCGAAGTAGATAAATTAAAAATAGATAAATCATTTATAAAAAATATGATTAAAGATAAAAATGACTTAAATATTACAAAATCTATAATAAATACAGCAAAACTTTTCAATCTTAAAGTGCAGGCAGAGGGAATAGAAACAAAAGAACAATATCTAAAATTAAGAGATATCGGATGTGATTATTCGCAAGGTTTTTACCACTCAAACCCTCTGCCTATCGATGATTTTATAAATTATTTTAATAAAACTTGA
- the rlmN gene encoding 23S rRNA (adenine(2503)-C(2))-methyltransferase RlmN, with the protein MKLSLLDFTLKELQEIVKPSFRAKQIYGWLYHNYAQNFDDMKNIPKALKDELSEKYVVNPLKIVKKEISSDGTIKYLFELQDGKTVEAVWLKMKEMVTDETGEVIQEAKYTICVSTQVGCKVGCAFCLTAKGGFTRDLTAGEIVGQVVALKRDNKHKHNRMINIVYMGMGEPLDNLENLAKAIEIFKEEDGLCISGKRQTVSTSGISNKIDKLGEMDLGVHIAISLHAVDDKLRTELIPMNKAHNISSIIEAVKRFPIDTRKRVMFEYLVIKNKNDDIASAKKLVKLLSGIKAKVNLIYFNPYPGTEYERPAKSDMIAFQEYLVNHGLLCTIRDSKGMDISAACGQLKEQDKFSKAEERDLLSEKIDGDLK; encoded by the coding sequence ATGAAATTATCACTACTTGATTTTACACTAAAAGAGCTGCAAGAGATTGTAAAACCCTCATTTAGAGCAAAACAGATTTACGGCTGGCTCTATCATAACTATGCGCAAAATTTTGACGATATGAAAAATATACCAAAAGCACTCAAGGATGAGCTTTCGGAAAAATATGTTGTAAATCCTCTTAAAATTGTAAAAAAAGAGATCTCAAGTGACGGCACAATCAAATACCTTTTTGAACTCCAAGACGGCAAGACCGTAGAAGCAGTATGGCTAAAGATGAAAGAAATGGTTACAGACGAAACTGGAGAAGTCATACAAGAAGCGAAATATACCATCTGCGTATCCACACAAGTCGGCTGCAAAGTCGGTTGTGCTTTTTGTTTAACTGCAAAAGGCGGTTTTACAAGAGATCTCACTGCAGGAGAGATTGTGGGGCAGGTTGTTGCTTTAAAGCGGGATAATAAGCATAAACACAACAGAATGATAAATATAGTCTATATGGGAATGGGTGAACCTCTGGATAATTTAGAAAATCTGGCAAAAGCTATTGAGATTTTTAAAGAAGAGGATGGATTATGCATATCCGGTAAAAGACAAACAGTCTCTACAAGCGGAATTAGCAACAAAATAGATAAACTCGGAGAGATGGATTTAGGTGTTCATATAGCCATATCACTTCATGCAGTTGATGATAAACTTAGAACTGAACTTATTCCTATGAATAAAGCTCACAATATATCTTCTATTATTGAGGCAGTTAAACGCTTCCCAATCGACACCAGAAAAAGAGTTATGTTTGAGTATCTGGTTATTAAAAACAAAAACGATGATATAGCTTCCGCAAAAAAACTTGTAAAGCTACTCTCAGGCATAAAAGCAAAAGTAAATCTTATCTACTTCAATCCTTATCCGGGAACCGAATATGAGAGACCTGCTAAGAGTGATATGATAGCTTTTCAAGAGTATTTGGTAAATCATGGACTTTTATGTACTATTCGTGACTCTAAAGGCATGGATATAAGTGCTGCGTGCGGACAGCTAAAAGAACAAGATAAATTTAGCAAGGCTGAAGAGAGAGACCTCCTAAGTGAAAAAATAGATGGCGATTTAAAATGA
- the folE gene encoding GTP cyclohydrolase I FolE has product MVSDKKDIEFENAVKTMMFYVGEDPDREGLLKTPQRVRKAYEFIFGGYKENPKEILKSALFTSSNDEMVLIKDIEFYSTCEHHLLPIIGRVHVAYIPDGKVVGLSKIPRVVNVFARRMQIQEQLTEQIADAIMDTIQPKGVAVVIQARHMCMEMRGVEKINSTTTSSALRGLFKKDEKTRSEFFSLINSPTGSHY; this is encoded by the coding sequence ATGGTGTCGGATAAAAAAGATATTGAATTTGAAAATGCAGTAAAAACAATGATGTTTTATGTTGGAGAAGATCCAGATAGAGAAGGACTTTTAAAGACTCCTCAGAGAGTTAGAAAAGCGTATGAATTTATCTTTGGCGGCTATAAAGAAAATCCGAAAGAGATATTAAAATCGGCTCTCTTTACAAGCTCTAATGATGAAATGGTTCTTATAAAAGATATAGAATTTTACTCTACATGTGAGCATCATCTTCTGCCTATAATAGGTCGTGTGCATGTAGCATATATACCAGACGGGAAAGTGGTAGGACTCTCTAAAATTCCTCGTGTTGTTAATGTTTTTGCGCGTCGTATGCAGATTCAAGAGCAGTTAACAGAACAGATAGCAGATGCCATCATGGATACGATTCAGCCAAAAGGTGTAGCTGTAGTAATTCAAGCAAGACATATGTGTATGGAGATGAGAGGGGTTGAGAAAATAAACTCTACAACGACATCTTCAGCTCTTCGTGGTCTGTTTAAAAAAGATGAAAAAACTAGAAGCGAATTTTTCTCTTTAATAAACTCTCCTACCGGGTCTCATTACTAG
- a CDS encoding purine-nucleoside phosphorylase yields the protein MIICAGNNETFDFATPIGVGLIESAINLTRLCLFDRPEFLLFVGSAGSYGEHKIFDIIESKTASNIELGFLTNDAYSPLDNVISTNINQTKIDVIVNSSNYISTNKELTKKFLNLGIGIENMEFFAVLKVAQEFDIPAGGVFCVTNYTNKNAHEDFLKNHKKAKEILALHTKKRVKELTSK from the coding sequence ATGATTATTTGTGCAGGAAACAATGAAACCTTTGATTTTGCAACTCCAATAGGAGTAGGGCTGATTGAATCTGCCATAAATCTCACAAGACTATGCCTTTTTGACAGACCTGAATTTTTACTCTTTGTAGGGAGTGCAGGAAGTTACGGCGAGCATAAAATATTTGATATCATTGAATCTAAAACAGCTTCAAATATAGAGCTTGGCTTTTTAACAAATGATGCATATTCTCCTTTAGACAATGTAATATCTACTAACATAAACCAAACAAAAATAGATGTTATAGTAAACTCATCCAACTATATCTCAACAAACAAAGAGCTAACAAAAAAGTTTCTAAACCTCGGTATTGGGATAGAAAATATGGAATTTTTTGCTGTTTTAAAAGTAGCGCAGGAGTTTGATATTCCTGCCGGTGGAGTCTTTTGTGTAACAAACTATACTAACAAAAATGCTCATGAAGATTTTTTAAAAAATCATAAAAAAGCAAAAGAAATTCTTGCTTTGCATACAAAAAAAAGAGTTAAGGAACTTACTTCAAAATGA
- a CDS encoding MBL fold metallo-hydrolase — protein sequence MRKTAFLALIVLIFSLSLNAFTLGDLGEFKFEKANDNVYIMHGPEEEPSKKNEGFMNNPALIESQNGLIVIDPGGNYNVGKKVLAEIEKVSKKPIIAIFNTHKHGDHWFANKSIKEKYPDVPIYALTYMIEQVKDNAADTWYGILDRLTGNLEGTKPFTFPSQGVENRQTVVVDGQTFIMRHYAKGHTDTDILIEHVNSNTLFIGDNLITNRFGAFDESSSIVENIKLLEKIKNQEDGFKKYTLYVPGHGPSSGEISKTIDPFLNYLNIIVAGAKKAYENDIPSYEIKSEVHEELKAYHSWDAYEGQMGKHLMKAYSEIEMLDF from the coding sequence ATGAGAAAAACTGCTTTTTTAGCATTAATCGTTTTAATATTTTCATTGTCACTAAATGCGTTCACATTGGGAGATCTTGGTGAATTCAAATTTGAAAAAGCGAATGACAATGTTTATATAATGCATGGACCAGAAGAAGAACCTAGCAAAAAAAATGAAGGTTTTATGAATAATCCTGCACTAATAGAGAGCCAAAACGGGTTAATCGTAATAGATCCGGGCGGAAACTATAATGTTGGTAAAAAAGTACTCGCAGAAATCGAAAAAGTAAGCAAAAAACCTATTATTGCAATTTTCAATACTCATAAACATGGAGACCATTGGTTTGCAAATAAAAGCATTAAGGAAAAATATCCTGATGTCCCTATTTATGCCTTAACCTATATGATAGAGCAGGTAAAAGATAATGCAGCTGATACATGGTATGGCATTTTAGACAGATTAACAGGGAATTTAGAAGGAACAAAACCATTTACATTTCCAAGCCAAGGTGTAGAAAACAGACAAACAGTTGTTGTAGATGGGCAAACTTTTATTATGCGTCACTATGCAAAAGGGCATACCGATACTGATATTTTGATAGAACATGTTAACTCAAATACTCTCTTTATCGGGGATAATCTTATAACAAACCGTTTTGGAGCATTTGATGAGTCTTCTAGCATAGTTGAAAACATTAAACTGCTCGAGAAGATCAAAAATCAAGAAGACGGGTTTAAGAAATATACACTCTATGTTCCGGGGCACGGACCTTCAAGCGGTGAAATAAGCAAAACTATAGACCCTTTCTTAAACTATCTAAATATTATTGTTGCAGGCGCTAAAAAAGCATATGAAAATGATATACCAAGTTATGAAATTAAATCTGAAGTTCATGAAGAGTTAAAAGCATATCACTCGTGGGATGCCTATGAGGGTCAAATGGGCAAGCATCTTATGAAAGCTTACTCAGAAATTGAGATGTTGGATTTTTAA